The Plasmodium yoelii strain 17X genome assembly, chromosome: 4 genome has a window encoding:
- a CDS encoding vacuolar protein sorting-associated protein 46, putative: MGNKLSTEDHIFRLKLKTKELEKLSNRSELEEKRFVLDVKKAIQAGKIDMARLYAEKCIRKKNEKINYLNLSNKLDVLVSRLEGAHRSASLVKDVSVMIPLIQQINSETNAVKIGSDVMKLENIFDEISITSDLINDTVQTSSAIVAPTEEVDELISKIADEHALKLDGQLGPTNSINKHLEEITNMSERIKNLK, from the exons atgggTAATAAATTGTCCACAGAAGATCATATATTTCGTTTGAAATTAAAAACCAAAGAActa GAAAAATTGTCAAACAGATCTGAACTTGAAGAAAAGCGATTTGTATTGGATGTCAAAAAGGCAATACAAGCCGGCAAAATTGACATGGCAAG attatatgcagaaaaatgtataaggaaaaaaaatgaaaaaattaactaTCTAAATTTAAGTAACAAATTAGATGTCCTTGTTTCGAGATTAGAAGGAGCACATAGAAGCGCATCA CTTGTTAAAGATGTCAGTGTAATGATCCCATTAATACAACAAATCAACTCAGAAACAAACGCAGTTAAAATAGGAAGTGATGTGATGAAATTGGAGAATATTTTCGATGAAATA AGTATCACATCAGATTTAATAAACGATACTGTCCAAACTTCATCTGCCATTGTAGCACCCACAGAAGAA GTCGACGaattaatatcaaaaatagcAGATGAACATGCACTTAAATTAGACGGACAATTGGGACCTACTAATTCAATAAATAAA cATTTGGAGGAAATTACCAACATGAGCGAAAGAATCAAAAATTTGAAATAA